The Microbacterium sp. SORGH_AS_0862 genome has a segment encoding these proteins:
- a CDS encoding Cof-type HAD-IIB family hydrolase produces the protein MSEPASDIRLVAVDMDGTLLDGDGRVPEGLWPILERMRRAGAFFAPASGRQYATLRREFEDHADGMVFIAENGTYVVRDGEELASDTLDRAVIADVLGRVRGMSRDVGVVLCGKRSAYIERDDRAFRAEAEKYYALLEHVPDLEQVDDDILKIAVYDFGDAETGAATALSEVARTHQVVVSGAHWVDVMNRGVNKGVALRRLQDVLGVSAEQTAVFGDYLNDLEMMDAAYHSYAMANAHPDVAARARLRAPSHLEHGVIRVLEELYPA, from the coding sequence ATGAGCGAGCCCGCATCCGACATCCGCCTGGTCGCCGTCGACATGGACGGCACGCTCCTCGACGGCGACGGCCGCGTCCCCGAGGGCCTGTGGCCCATCCTGGAGCGGATGCGGCGCGCGGGCGCCTTTTTCGCGCCGGCCAGCGGCAGGCAGTACGCCACCCTGCGCCGTGAGTTCGAAGACCACGCCGACGGCATGGTCTTCATCGCCGAGAACGGCACGTACGTCGTGCGCGACGGCGAGGAGCTGGCCTCCGACACCCTCGACCGTGCCGTCATCGCCGATGTCCTCGGCCGAGTGCGCGGGATGAGCCGCGATGTCGGCGTCGTGCTCTGCGGCAAGCGCTCGGCATACATCGAGCGCGACGACCGAGCGTTCCGCGCGGAGGCGGAGAAGTACTACGCGCTGCTCGAGCATGTGCCCGATCTCGAGCAGGTCGACGACGACATCCTCAAGATCGCCGTCTACGATTTCGGCGACGCGGAGACGGGTGCGGCGACGGCGCTGTCCGAGGTCGCCCGCACGCACCAGGTCGTCGTCTCGGGTGCGCACTGGGTCGATGTCATGAACCGCGGCGTCAACAAAGGCGTCGCGCTCCGGCGGCTCCAGGACGTGCTGGGTGTCTCAGCCGAGCAGACCGCCGTCTTCGGCGACTACCTGAACGACCTCGAGATGATGGATGCGGCCTACCACTCGTACGCGATGGCCAACGCGCACCCGGATGTGGCCGCCCGCGCCCGCCTGCGCGCGCCCTCGCACCTGGAGCACGGTG